The region CACATGATAAACGACCTTAAACAGACTTTCCTTGGAGACAATGGAGAGACTGCTGAAGGATGAAACATGATCACATTCTGGTTTGggcaacagtgtaggagggacTTGTGCAGGCCAGACAGGGGGCAGGGAGTCCTTTAGAATGGCAGAGTTCCAGTGAGAAACAGGATGAACTAATCAGAGACACTGGCCATGGGGAAGAGAAGGCAGGGCAGAAAGGTGATGAATCTaatctttttctagttgtgggaGAAAGGTAAGGGGGAGAGAGCTCAAGACAACTCCCAGGTTTTTGCCTTGAATCACCAATTAATGGTGAGATTATAGAAGAAGGTGAGTGTAGGATTGGACATGTATAATGAACTTACTTCTGAACACATTGACTTAGGGTGCCTGTGGATTGTATTACCGAGAGATGTCAAGAGGGTAGTCAGATGCACAGGTCAGGGGCTCATGAAAGATCCAGAGCTGTGTGGTAGAAAGTACTAGTTTTCACCCCGAACCAGATCTTCTCTCCTGGCACAGACCCTCACTTACAGTTTAGTAGTGCCATGTGATCAGCTCTGGCCAATGGACTATGAATGCAAGTGATGATGTTCCCTTTTAGTTGAAGTGTTTAATTACTGAAGGAAGACCTCCTCTGATCCCTTCCCCTTCTGGGTGATCACAGAGGTTTTGTGATGAGAAGATAAGGTTGAAAGCTCTAAAGTGGATCACTGAGTCACTATAAGGAGGATAGTTTCTCCGGTGGGTCACCTGGACCTAGAATGGAATCTGTGTGAGCAAGGAATAAACTTTTCCATGTTACACTACTGAGAATTCAGGGCAGTTTCTTACCTCAGTTGACTTAACTTATCCTGCCTAACACAACTTGGGATATAGATTAGGAAACCATCAGCATACACATGATAGTAGAAGCCGCGGGGATGGATCAGATTATCCAGGAACAGTTTGTAGAATGAGAATAAAACATTCCTAGAACTCTGAGGAACACCATCACTTAAGAGGGAGTCAGAAAAAGTGGAGGAGCTTTCTTGGTGacttgctggtaaagaatctacctgccagtacaggagacatgggttcaatccctgatcagggaggatcccacgtgctgtggagctaCTAAGCCTGTATGCCACTATTATTAAGCCTGTGcactaagcccacgtgctgcagctactgacgcCTGCACACGcgagagcccctgctccacaacaggaaaagccactgaaatgagaagcctgagcaccacaactagagagtagcccccactctctgaaactagagaaaagccagcacagcaacaaagacccagcacagccaaaaatttaaaaataaattaacaaaaaaatttttttaagaaaaaaaccctGGAGTCAGTTACAGAAATTGAGAGGACACAGTGACAGCAGTAATAGCTAATGTAGGGAacagggaggaaaagaaggaaaagctgtgagcactgaagaattgatgcttttgaactgtggtgttggagaagactcttgagagtcccttggactgcaaggagattcaatagtccatcctaaaggaaatcagtcctgaatattcactggaaggactgatgctgaaactccaatactttggccacctgatactaagaactgactcatttaaaaagaccctgacgctgggaacgattgaaggcaggaggagaaggggacgacagaggatgagacggttgtaTGGCGTCATCGACTCTAttgacatgagtttcagtaagctctgggagttggtgatggacagggaagcctggcgtgctacagtccgtggggctgcaaagagttggacacaactgagactgaactcaactgaacacTGCCAGATGCTGCAGAGAGAGAGGTTGATTAAGATGAGGACTGGAAAGAGTTGATCGGATTTAGAAATGAAGAGATCCTGATCTTTTTGCTAAAGCAGCTTGGGGCATGATAGTGGTGGGGAATAAGACTTGAGTGAATGGAAATCCCTAGATGTATAGCAGATTAGATCTTTAAAGAGATCCTCTTGTTAAAAAGCACCAACCAAGGCTGGATAAAACATTTGAAACACCATAGTttaaggtggtgctagtgataaagaaggctcccctggtagctcagctggtaaagaatctgcctgccaatacaggagatatgagacatgagacatgggttcaatccctggtttgggaagatgctctggaggagggcatggcaacccacccaagtattcttgcctggagaatctcatagacataggagcctggcaggctacagtccagagagttGTACAGGGTTGGACACTATTGAAGCGACTTAAAGCACgcaatttaaaaatgcatgactgataagtaaaatagatagccagttgGAATTTActgtgtgacacagggagctcaatccagtgctctgtgacaatctagaggggtgggatggggtggaagacGGCAtcgaggttcaagagggaggggacatatgtatacatgtgactgattcatgttgatgtatggcagaaaccagtacaatattataaagcagttagcctccagttaaaaaaaatatatatacatatatatattttaaatggatggcTGAACTAGATAGGGGAAATCctcaaaaatcagaaagagagttGAGACCTGGAGCTGCTGTTTATTCTGGGAAGAGTCATCAATTTTTGGTGACCTGAAGATTGGGTCTACGGGCCTTGTATGAGGTTAGGAAACCAAGTCTAAAGCCTGCATCAAGGTGGGAAATTGGATCAGACAACCTGAAAGGGAACCCATAGTGAGTGAATCAGAAAAAAGCAAACCAGATGGAAATGGTAGGGATCCTTAATATATCAGTTTTCTATTGCAGTATAACAAGTATCACAAATGTAGAGGCTTAAAACAGTAcacatttcttctttcagtttctgtgggttagaggctgttgtggttcagtcgctcagtcatgtctgactctgtgacccgatggactgcagcacaccaggcttccctgtccttcaccacctcccggagtttgctcaaactcatgtccactgagttggtgatgccatccaaccatattctcctctgttgtccccttctcatcctgccttcaatctttcccagcatcagggtcttttccaatgagttggatttttgcatcaggtggccaaaatattggcacttcagtttcagcatcagcccttccagtcactattcaggatttttttctttaggattgactggtttgatctccttgcagtccaagggtctcttcTTCATCTTGTTCCTCTACCTCCTGCATTTCCTGGAAACTGGAATTTACATCTTAAGTGTTGATAAGACTCAGGTAAAATATTTCTGGATAGATTATACCACAAGTGATATTGTCTACTTCATATTTCAGCAAATCAGGAAACTTACCTGGTTATTCCACCAGAGTGATACTAAGAATAACCAGTGAACTAGGTCACTGGCCACTTGATTGGAAAGATCTTGATTCatattgataaattatttttatggtcattacaaaatttacaacaaaagaatCTAACATTTCCTTTTCATTGACATGTAATCTTTTGCTAACACAAACATATTTCAAATCAATCTAACCTTTTCatatcaaatgtttaaaaaataattggctGTGCAATGTCTAATTTGAGGTTGCACAACCAATTACCACACAACCAATTTGTATGTACTAAACCACaaccatcacaaagaaaaaaaatttttttttaattggagaataaatactttacaatattgtgttggtttgtcGTACACCAATCAGCCATCAGTATACATATACTCCCCCATCTCTGGAACTACCCTCTCAAACCACCCCCACCATCCCCATGTTgtcagagcactgggctgagctgtgttacacagcagcttcccactcttgcgaccccatgggactgtagcccaccagactcctctgtccatgggattctctaggaaagaatactggagtgggttgccatttccttctccaggggaatcttcccgacccaggaatcgaacctgggtctcctgtattgcaggcagattctttactgagctatGCAGAGTGTATATATAAACTGAAATTCTGAAGGTAGAGATTTGGGACTGTACTTTGGAGTTTCGCCTCTAAAATCTCTCCTCAGCTTACTACCTCTGTCTCACTCCTGACTGGCTTCACTTTGGGTTCTGACACCCTAGTCCTTGCACGTAGGTAAACAAACTCCTATAGCACATTCTTGTCCAAAAGGAGCAGCAAGTGCTCTGTAGCTGGCTGCTACAGTAATGTCCAGGTGGCAGAACATCGTGTTGCTGACCCACAGCATGTTGCAGTGCTGTGTGAATACAGATGTCACTCCCTGGTTCTGGAAACTATGGGGCACGCTGTCAGTCTCTGCTCGGATCCAGTGGTCTTATGAGGAGTCCGAGGGGGAGCTGTTTTGTCTGAAGTGATTGGCTTGAGGGCTGACAGCCTCACGCCTGGCTGCCTTTGCAGGTGCCAGGTAGGAACTACTTTATGGcttatccatgttgctgctgaTCTGTTGATTCACAAGTATTAGCAGGGCTGTAACTTCCCAACTTCTCTCCTTGGGTCATCCTTAAGCTTCTCTAACCTTTGAACCAGGAATATTAGGAAGGGCCTCGGGTTTTGTAGGACAATCATACCATGAAGATCAGAGGTAATAAAAACTGACAAGGGTTTCAATCTGTGCTTGTAATTTCCACTTGTTCCTACCCTCTCCCACTTCAAATCTATCTTCCCTTCTTAAATGCCTGCTCCATGCACGTCAAGCTCCTTCATCAGAAACAAAGATTAAGAGCTTACAGAGACTGCTTAACCAGCTCCCGCAAGAGCATAAAGTCAAATCTcttacacataaacacatatccTAGTAGCTGTGCTTCTGACTGAAGACTGACTGATACAGTTATACACAAGAGAAATGATGAAGCTATTTAGACCACCTAAAACGGTACTCTTAAAACACCTTGTACTAAAATCTGTATTGTATCATATATGCTGCCTTTCCAGCAGATTAACCCCTTGTGGTAGGAACTTTTTATCTCTGTGTGACCATTGTACAATTGTGCCTAGCACAGCAATTCTTCGTTTAATGAATAATTTGGAACATCTACTGACCCAAGAAAACTGTCCTTTAAGCAACATCTTAATAATGATGTCAATCTGATTTCTATAGAAGATGAATACATTAGCCATCAATATTGACCTAAATGATTATTTTATCCATTTGTTCACAAGTAAATCCTtctaaaagtatgagaattaaatgCAGACAAACCTATGGAAAGGCAGAATTTTCTATTTATGGATTCTTGAGAGTAATTTTATGACACATTGAGTCCACAGTATTTTCTGCAGACatattattaaagtgaaaataatgtCAATGATATATGATTTCCTTTAGCCATTTTAAGAACACCGAAAAGCTTTAAATTCCACATAACCTAGCAGCAAGAAATAGCTTACCACTAATAATAAGTTAAGATTATCAGTTCGGtgacatctttaattttttaccaataaatgttgaaataatatttcagaaaattatgCATCTTGAAAAACTTTTGTTTCAACTGTCATTTTACTGTTAAGATGGCTGAACTAATTACAAATTTTAACTATAACTTTGACAATTTTTAGCCAGGTACCAAATTTTATTCAAAGAAACCGCTTATTTAAAAGTGATCACAGGATAACTCAAAATGTACAGCAAGATGGATTAGAGAAAGATCTTACTGGCCAACAGATTGTTTTAATTCTCTCATTATATCAGACTCAAAACTTTTCATTTATAGTAAAGGTAAACTGTAACTTCAGTAGATAGCAATATAGAAAGATTTTGTCACATTGACTAGTTTCCATTTAGTCAGTTAACTGTTTCTAGCTGTCTTAATGGGGATAGATGTGTTTATAGAACTGGCTGAGCTTGAGCCTTCTTTGCGAGCAGCTTTAGATCTGCAATGCACTTGGCGATTGTCTCCTTCTCCTGTGATAAGGAAAGAGAAAGTTGGTTAGACCTTGTCTAATCACAGAAGGGTATAAACACTGTAATTCTAAAAGACACCTCCTATAAGACACTAAGGTTACTATAGAATCTCAAGATGGATTACTGGCTTAAagatcatcctctgttgtccccttcacctcctgccttcaatctttcccagcatcagggtcttttctaatgagtcagttctttgcatcaggtggccaaagtattggagcttcagtgtcagtccttacAAGGaacaatcaggactgatttcctttaggattgactggtttggtctctttgcagttcaagggactctcaagagttggattctccaacatcacagttcaaaagcatcaattcttcagcactcagctttctttatagtccaactctcacgtctatacatgactactgaaaaaacaatagctttcactatatggacctttgttggcaaagtaatgtctctgctttttaatatgctgtctaggttggtcatagcttttcttccaaggagcaagagtcttttttctgaatgttgagttttaaaccaactttttcactctcctttttcactttcatcaagaggctctttagttcctctttgttttctgccttaagggtggtgtcatctgcgtatctgaagttattgatatttctccctgcaatcttgattctagccttACATAGgagataattatttaataaagcaAAACCAGGGAATAGTTAACGTCTCCTGGCTCAAAGCTTTTATAGGTGAAACCTGTCTAGAGGTTGAAGCTAGATAATCCTGTAACCATGTGCCACTGATGTTATATTTTACAGCTAATACTTGCTTGAACAGGACCAACCTAACAAACATTAGTAATAAACAAtgttaagaaagaataaaaataatttttgtctcttttgtacTTTCCAAATTTCTTAAATAAGTGTATCACTTTTATATAAGAGTATAATTTAAAAACCCAATTCATTAAATATCGATAGATCCTGTTTTTCTCCAGCACTGCATGGTTATGCTGAAAGTGACCAGAAATGCCTAAGTATACTCTTTATTTGGGAAAGAAGAAATCAAgtgataaacaagtaaataaaaataaacaaacagataaaatagaaaacatttctgTTCAAGATCAACGAATTTAGCAGCTGAGGAGAGGAAATGGAATAGATATCACAGAATTAGAAAATGGAAGAGGCTCAGAAATAGACTTGTCCAGTTTTTGTTTTACAGAGAAGTTTATGTTGGTTAATATTTCCCAGATGATGGGACCTGAACCTAAGTCAGCCACAACGAGTGTTCTCAGTGATCTTTCCACTGTGAGTGAGAGTCCTTTTGGTAACCAAGCTCTGAGGAAGGAGGAAACCTACCATGGCAGTTGTGCAGTCCTTTCTAGGTTACCACTAACCAGAAAAATGAACCAGGGCTATCCCAATACTGCTAGGCTAAAGACTCCCTGCCAGCTATCCCTATACCATCAGTTATCAATACAACTACAGAAGCTTTGAAACATCATGTACCTGCTGTGCAGAGATGCTCTGCACCACACGCTTCTCCACCCAGTTTATCATGTGCTCTTGTTCCTTCTGACGCATCATATTCTGCACAGAGATGTGGTAGTCCAGGCGATTCTTTACCTCCCTGTATACTCTATGCAGTCGTTCCCGGTAAGTAACCTCCAACGCCATAGCAATGTTATTCTGAAGCAAAATTAAGAAGTGATGAAAATTGCTTGCACAAAGGATTACTTCCATTCTGAGGATTCTGCCTCTTAAAACAGCTACCACTTAACTGTATTTTATGCAAAATTCATTTGTTTAATATGAATAGGTAATACATgcatctggttaaaaaaaaactaacagcatatagcaaaaatatatttaaaagtatttactGTAAAAAATAAGCCCTCTCCAGCCCCCTCATAGGCTATCATCTTCCtatatttcttgtattttctcccagaaaaaattaataaacaaaacatatgtatatgtacacacataaacATCACTTTTACTGGTTATGACATATAGACTcatctcaattttaaaacttaCATTGGATTCTACTATTTTTGTGTCTCACaactcataatttatttaactaagGTCTATTAACATTAGATTGCTTATAATTCTTTTGACTACATATTGCAGTTTACATCTTTGCAGTTATGTCTGAATATCTGCTGGGACAAAAAATAGCTAACATCTGTTGAGTATCTACTATCTTCTAAACACTGTGTGTCAATTCAATTAAATCTTAAAATCACACCACAGGATAGTTACTATATTCATTTTACAGTGAGGAAAATTGAGGCAGAAACCAAGAAATCTGTCCAAGGTTACAGGGTCACTGAATTATGAAGCCAAGGCCTGAATACGAGGGGTCAGGCTACGAAGCCCAGCTCTTAAAGATCCATTTTAGATTGTGATTAACATTGTTAAATTCTACAGAGAAGTTGTACTGCTCCATTCTTTCACCAGCAACACAAATAGCATGACCAACAGTGTTTATAAAACCTTTTACTTTCTGCTATTCTgataagcagaaaaaaattatcaatttTAATTGACTTTATATAAGGAGAAAACTTATATACTTAGAAGTCATTTACATTTACTTATATCTTTATAAAGTGTTCATGTCCTATGCCTAGTTTTCTATTGGAATGTTGGTCTATCCTAAGGTAACTACCCTTTTGGATCACATGGaatgcaagtgtctttttatctCTAACTGTGGTTTATGGTAATTTCTACAtgtaaaacttaaattttttaaaatgagattaacTTAACAATTTTTCCTCCTACAGTTTTCTGGATTTTTgaaaattgaagtataactgaaatacaatattaatttcaggtagaCAAACACAATGATTTGGTCTTTGTATATATTGGGAAATGATCACCAGAATGAGTCTAGTTAACAGCCGTCACTACCCAAGTTTCTGGATTTTGTTGTCTTATTGGAAACATCTCATCTTTCCAAAGGTATTGTATTGTTTTTCAtgttgtctttttcttgttttaaggtTTCTAGTTTTTATActtcttatttcttctctaatATCAGCTACTGCCTCCAGAATAATAATCAATAAAGTGACAGAGGTATTGTCATCTTCTAGTCTGTAATGAGAATCCTTACACATCTCCCTGTTAAGTATAAAGGTTTGAGATATTAAGCTCAAGTAGGCCCTATCTTCTCCTCAAATCTCAAACACTGCCTTGACTACTTTCCTTTTCAGCAAATGACCTAACTTCCTATTTCactgagaaaaaggaaacaaagagttTCACAAACTTGTACCACTATATTAGCCAATCTGCCTGAACCCATATTAGCCAATCTGCCTGAACCCATACTCACATACTTTGCCTTCCTTTAACTATGGAACTGTTGATGCTCTTGAAGCCAATCCTTCCACCTGTGTACTCCAAGCCCTCTAGCCCTACTGAAGGACACTGCCCTAGCAAATTCCTCCCTAAGCATACCCCTTTCTTTCATCAAATTTTCTCTCTACTAATTTCTATCAGATCCTAACATGTAATTATactttctatcttttaaaaaatctcttgattACTAAATCCTCTCCTCTGAGCTACTAATTTCTTTGCCCAACAATATTCTAACTCCTTCACAATTTTGACAGTGATTTATACCCAAACTCCAATcctcctcttccacttttttcctttaatttactCCAACCACTTCACTAAAACAGCCCTTACCAAGGTCTCCAACCTTCATATTACTAAATCCGATGCCAAATTCGTAGGCCCTTTATTACTTGATCATTAAGTAGGGCAGCTACAAATTAATCCTTGTTTTCACCAGTTATTTTCCTTCTTGTTCCGGTCTTACAGCTGTTAAGTGCCACTTGTAAGCTCATGATGTCCAAATTCTCCCCAGTGATTCCAGACTCTTGTATCTCTTACTTGGCTAACTCACAGGCATTTCAAACCAACACATGTAAGACTGAAGGCTATTTACAACAAAGCCATCAGAGTGACTCTTCAAAACACTAGTGAGATCATATCACTCCTCTGCCTAAAAGATTCAATgactttctctcattctgagtaCAAGTCAAAGTTCTCATAAAAGGCTATGAGACTTCATCTGATCCAGTCCTTGGGCACTCTCTGCCTTGCTTCCTCTTACCTTCCTCCTCACTCATTCTACTTCAGCTATGTTGGCCTTCTTACTTTCCCTTGTCTATACCAAGCAAGCTTCCAGGGTTAGGGCCCTTGTGATTGTTCTTCCCTCTGTCTGCAATATTTCCTCAGATATCAAGTTCAAATATCACATCAGAAGCCTTTCTAAACTGCTGAACAAAACAGTCAACTCCCtccttctaaaatttcttttcctttaacatAAGTTCATTATTCTACAGGTATTTCACACAAGTTGACATTCatttctgcttaatttttttttcctttccttctcacaACCCTTGGCTAGAAAGTAGGCATCAAGAAAGCAGACTTGGAGTTCTCTGCTGTAATCCTAGCACCTTGCCTTGACCAGTGTCCACACTTAAAATATAcctattaaatatttcataaataaataaaaattttaatcactATCATTTGATTCTTACAAAAAGTTACATCTTCAAAAGCCATGTTTTGTGTGACGTATTATTTATGAGGCAGGAAGAATTCTCCAGCTCTAGCCTACGCATGAAGAGATTTCTGAGGATTTCAAACATAATGTGCTAAGTGTCTTTAGGGATCCTGTTCTGTTTTAAGACTATCTTATAACATGCATGTTTGAAATGCATGGCATGTATTTCACCTACTGTATTTTACAGTGAATGTCATTTTTAAATCAGCTTTCTGTGTGGATTTAAAATGTGTTCTACTTTTTATTCTCTCCAGTTTTAGAGTAATAACTCTAATTATCCACTTGAGGGGTCTTAGATGTCTAAATAGCTTTAACAGCCTATCCCCACCCATTCTTTTTTCCAAGTAAAATATGCGCAAACTATACAACCTTCATAAGattgtaaatttttgttttaagtatAAACACATCAGTAATTTCACTCGTTTGTGAAAGTTTTGAAACCTACCCTTTGGACATCAAAAAGGTAGTGGCGTTTTTGAACCAGTGCCTGCTGTGACTTCTCCATATCAATAGCATCCTGGATTTGTTTGATGGACGCCTGTTTCACCTCTTCCAGTTGGGCAATTTTTTGCTGCAATTATGATATTTACAACAAAGATCAATTAAAGTATCAAGGgtaataaaaagatttattttatacttcttcACTTGTGAAAACACCCACACATAAGGAGAACTGCACAAATTCTTAACAAGAGTTGCTCACAGTAGCTATGCAGTATCTTGCTGAATGAACAAAACTATGGAAAAGCTGGAGAAAATctggtagttttaaaaaatttatctcaaATGAGTAACCACCATTTATAACTGAAATCATTATAAACAGATTCATTTTTATATGCGTTGTTCCTGTCACTTGATGGCTTtgatgcttctgctgctgctgctaagtcacgtcagtcgtgtccgactctgtgcgaccccatagacggcagcccaccaggctcccgtccctgggattctccaggcaagaatactggagtgggttgccatttccttctccagtgcatgaaagtgaagagtgaaagtgaagttgctcagtcgtgtccgactcgtagcaaccccatggactgtagcttaccaggctgctccgtccatgggatttcccaggcaagagtactggagtggggtgccactgccttctcctttgaTGCTTTTAGTACTGTCTAAAATGGGAAATAAGATTTATGGTTCTTACCTCATTGAGTTTATCAGCAAATTCCCCCACAGAGGCACCATATTTTTTAACCACGTAGACAAGGAACCCTATTGTTGATATGGCAGAAAAGGTCTCTGGAGTTATCACATATATTTCTTTGGAGAGTAAATATAAGATAAGCCCGGTTCCAAGCACATAGGGtcctaaaaggaagaaaaagttattttatgaTAGACATGCTATGTCTAAAAGGGTAAGAGAGAGAGATACTTCTGCATTTAATAAGTTGAAGGCAAAGGTTTTTCTTCCtccctattttattcttttttaaaactttttattttgtattggggaatagccaattaacaacactgtaatagtttcaagtgaacagagaagggaatcggccatacacatacatgcatccaGTTAAGCAAAGTTAATAATGATTTTAAATCATCAGATTCAAAGATCAAAGCCTACATGAGAACCAGTAAGGTACAATTGAAAGGACAACAATCTGGACTTATGGAAATCTGACTTTGCAGTTTAGCAACACTGGACAATACAGATGATCTCTGAGCTTAGTTTCCtgaactgtaaaatgggaatagtaccTTCTTCATAGGATTGATGTAActaaaaaacaatgtatatagTGTCTAGCATAACTGCTTAACAAATAGgaagtagtttataaaaatgttaagttACTTTGAGAATAATTTGTGTAGCAAAATATACTATCTATTAAGTGGGGGACATTGGTCAGAATAACATTTATCCACTCTTGCCTATTTACTCAATGTGAACCTGACACtggaaataagcaaacaaaacaaaacagatataaCTATAAAGCAGCATGTAAGTAAAAGAACTAAGTAACAGGACTTTCACTTCCTGCATCACCTTATTATAATGTTTCTAATATGGCCATCTTTTTCTTTAACCAGGTCATGAATTCTGAAAGGATACAAACCATCATGTACTTTTCTTGAGGATTTTCCTCTGTGCCTCACAAGATGCTAGGTAGGATTTAAGACAGGTCTTTGGGGGGAAGCAGTTTACAGTGTTTCTAAGCAATACAAGTACCAAAGAATGTTAGGATATACTATGAGAATAAAAGGGTTACATTCTCAAATGTGTTTTACCCAGTTTCCCATACAAAGTTTAAACAGTtcacgtaaaaaaaaaaaaaaaaactgccttcaatatatatattttaaatgtgaatttattaaaaaaaaaaaaaaaggcctatcACATGTAGCATTTTTATCATCTATGGAGATTTGATGTTTCTCACAATTTCAGTTATGGAAAAGCTATTTTACGTAATTCcttggagagattaaaaaaaaaatctttgatttcCACTGTTTCACAGTCATAGCTATATTTGGATACAGCAAGACAAGCAGTGTGTGTAATAAAAAGTACACTAAACTTAACTGGAGGACCCATGTTTTAAGTACTACTCAGTCACTAAAGAGAGAATAAACCTCAGCAAGTTGTCCTCTAGTTCTTCTGGGTAATAAAAATGTCTTCATTGAACTGTTATACAGATTAAATAAAGTGAAAGCATATCGCATTACAAAAATGAAAGAGTTCAGGACAGTTTAggcctttttaaaaggaaaaaactgttAAGTCCGGtccagtattttttttcataatcacACACACAATTAT is a window of Muntiacus reevesi chromosome 1, mMunRee1.1, whole genome shotgun sequence DNA encoding:
- the ATP5PB gene encoding ATP synthase F(0) complex subunit B1, mitochondrial, which produces MLSRVVLSAAAAAAPSLKNAALLGPGALQAVRILHTGQPSLAPVPPLPEHGGKVRFGLIPEEFFQFLYPKTGVTGPYVLGTGLILYLLSKEIYVITPETFSAISTIGFLVYVVKKYGASVGEFADKLNEQKIAQLEEVKQASIKQIQDAIDMEKSQQALVQKRHYLFDVQRNNIAMALEVTYRERLHRVYREVKNRLDYHISVQNMMRQKEQEHMINWVEKRVVQSISAQQEKETIAKCIADLKLLAKKAQAQPVL